The following coding sequences are from one Halorubrum sp. BOL3-1 window:
- a CDS encoding ornithine cyclodeaminase family protein, with protein MTDALFLSSAEVDDLAEPADYVAAVRDAYRQVGEGAPAEPRTTLRNREPPGMFTSYAAVLPETGAMGGYTYSAGFGAGDAWFMTPLFDAESGEPLAVIDGASMNPFKTGATGGVAVDALAREDATELAVIGSGAQARGQIAATATVREFEAVRVFSPTPENRESFAADFDERLAADVSAVASASAALAGADVAITATTASDPVVDDADVEPGTHVTAMGQYHPEKNELPPELVARATYVPDLRARATQDAGSYLAAVDAGLIEEGEGIAADLGEVVAGDHPGRTSDDEVTVFDSGGTGVETVAAAHMLYERATEAGRGQTIDFAPASEALTGE; from the coding sequence ATGACCGACGCCTTGTTCTTATCGAGCGCCGAGGTCGACGACCTCGCGGAGCCGGCCGACTACGTCGCCGCCGTGCGCGACGCCTACCGACAGGTGGGCGAGGGCGCGCCCGCGGAGCCGCGAACGACGCTGCGCAACCGCGAGCCGCCCGGAATGTTCACGAGCTACGCCGCCGTGCTTCCCGAGACGGGCGCGATGGGCGGGTACACCTACTCCGCGGGGTTCGGCGCCGGCGACGCGTGGTTCATGACGCCGCTCTTCGACGCCGAGTCGGGCGAACCGCTCGCGGTGATCGACGGCGCGTCGATGAACCCGTTCAAGACCGGCGCGACGGGCGGGGTCGCGGTCGACGCGCTCGCCCGCGAGGACGCGACCGAACTCGCCGTGATCGGCAGCGGCGCGCAGGCGCGCGGACAGATCGCCGCGACCGCGACGGTCCGCGAGTTCGAGGCGGTCCGCGTCTTCTCCCCGACCCCGGAGAACCGCGAGTCGTTCGCCGCCGACTTCGACGAGCGCCTCGCCGCGGACGTCTCCGCGGTCGCGAGCGCGAGCGCCGCGTTGGCGGGCGCGGACGTGGCCATCACCGCGACGACCGCGAGCGACCCCGTCGTCGACGACGCCGACGTCGAGCCGGGAACGCACGTCACGGCGATGGGTCAGTACCACCCGGAGAAGAACGAACTCCCGCCCGAACTCGTCGCGCGAGCCACCTACGTCCCCGACCTCCGAGCGCGCGCGACCCAGGACGCCGGCTCGTACCTCGCCGCGGTCGACGCCGGCCTGATCGAGGAAGGAGAGGGGATCGCGGCCGACCTCGGCGAGGTCGTCGCGGGCGACCACCCCGGCCGGACGAGCGACGACGAGGTGACGGTCTTCGACTCCGGCGGCACCGGCGTCGAGACGGTCGCGGCCGCGCACATGCTCTACGAACGGGCGACCGAGGCGGGTCGGGGACAGACCATCGACTTCGCGCCCGCGAGCGAGGCGCTGACCGGCGAGTAG
- a CDS encoding DUF3054 domain-containing protein, translated as MDAPPFLAARLDRDAAPLAVGDVIALILLLTVGTLNHTTVEFLTANPLYLPGVYAPFLIGWAVVAPLVGAYSAGAVETAKSSVPLVVRSWIPAAFVGLALRATAFRGGAELTFAAVMLVLGSLALGGWRALYFRLR; from the coding sequence ATGGACGCTCCGCCGTTTCTCGCCGCCCGCCTCGACCGCGACGCCGCGCCGCTCGCGGTCGGAGACGTGATCGCGTTGATCCTACTGTTGACCGTCGGAACGCTCAACCACACCACCGTCGAGTTCCTCACCGCGAATCCGCTGTACCTGCCGGGAGTGTACGCGCCGTTCCTGATCGGCTGGGCGGTGGTGGCACCGCTTGTCGGCGCCTACTCCGCGGGCGCGGTCGAGACCGCGAAGTCGTCGGTCCCGCTCGTCGTCAGGTCGTGGATCCCCGCCGCGTTCGTGGGACTCGCGCTCCGCGCGACCGCCTTCCGCGGCGGGGCCGAACTCACGTTCGCGGCGGTCATGCTCGTGTTGGGATCGCTCGCACTCGGCGGCTGGCGGGCGCTGTACTTCCGGCTTCGGTAG
- the glyA gene encoding serine hydroxymethyltransferase — translation MDHEHVREVDPAVADALAGERDRQEQTLAMIASENHVSEAVLEAQGSVLTNKYAEGYPGERYYAGCEYADEVEELAIERAKELWGADHVNVQPHSGTQANQAVYYSVLEPGDKILSLELNHGGHLSHGHPANFTGQLYDVEQYEVDPETGYIDYEGLHDTAESFEPDIIVSGYSAYPRTVEWERIQAAADAVDAYHLADIAHITGLVAAGVHPSPVGVADFVTGSTHKTIRAGRGGIVMCDEAFADDIDAAVFPGGQGGPLMHNIAGKAVGFEEALDPSFEEYAQQVVDNAEVLGETLQEHGLSLVSGGTDNHLVLTDLRDSHPDLSGGDADDALAAANIVLNGNTVPGETRSPFDPSGIRAGTAGLTTRGFDADAIEEVGDLIYRVVDDVDSEDVIYEVGERVVELCEAHPLYD, via the coding sequence ATGGACCACGAGCACGTCCGAGAGGTCGACCCGGCGGTCGCCGACGCGCTGGCCGGCGAGCGCGACAGACAGGAGCAGACGCTCGCGATGATCGCGAGCGAGAACCACGTGAGCGAGGCCGTCCTGGAGGCGCAGGGGAGCGTCCTCACCAACAAGTACGCCGAGGGCTACCCGGGCGAGCGGTACTACGCAGGCTGCGAGTACGCCGACGAGGTGGAGGAACTGGCGATCGAGCGAGCGAAGGAGCTGTGGGGCGCAGACCACGTCAACGTCCAGCCCCACTCCGGAACGCAGGCGAACCAGGCGGTGTACTACTCGGTCCTCGAACCGGGCGACAAGATCCTCTCGTTGGAACTGAACCACGGCGGCCACCTCTCGCACGGCCACCCCGCGAACTTCACCGGACAGCTGTACGACGTCGAGCAGTACGAGGTCGATCCCGAGACGGGGTACATCGATTACGAGGGGCTTCACGACACGGCGGAGTCGTTCGAGCCGGACATCATCGTCTCGGGCTACTCGGCGTACCCCCGCACGGTCGAGTGGGAGCGCATCCAGGCGGCGGCGGACGCGGTCGACGCGTACCACCTCGCGGACATCGCCCACATCACCGGACTCGTCGCCGCCGGGGTCCACCCCTCGCCGGTGGGCGTCGCGGACTTCGTCACCGGCTCGACGCATAAGACGATCCGCGCCGGCCGCGGCGGGATCGTGATGTGCGACGAGGCGTTCGCAGACGATATCGATGCCGCCGTCTTCCCCGGCGGGCAGGGCGGCCCGCTGATGCACAACATCGCCGGCAAGGCGGTCGGGTTCGAGGAGGCGCTCGACCCCTCCTTCGAGGAGTACGCGCAGCAAGTCGTCGACAACGCCGAGGTGCTCGGGGAGACGCTTCAGGAACACGGCCTCTCTCTGGTCTCCGGCGGCACCGACAACCACCTCGTGTTGACCGACCTGCGCGACTCGCACCCGGACCTCTCGGGCGGCGACGCGGACGACGCGCTCGCGGCCGCGAACATCGTCCTCAACGGGAACACGGTGCCCGGCGAGACGCGGTCGCCGTTCGACCCCTCGGGGATCCGCGCGGGCACCGCCGGACTCACCACCCGCGGCTTCGACGCCGACGCGATCGAGGAGGTCGGCGACCTGATCTACCGCGTCGTCGACGACGTCGACAGCGAGGACGTCATCTACGAGGTCGGAGAGCGCGTCGTCGAGCTCTGCGAGGCGCACCCGCTGTACGACTGA
- the tbsP gene encoding transcriptional regulator TbsP yields the protein MVSNLLAADVEAALEAAFAGDDDELLVVDPSAETIVSLVETAVGRDDLPTLSMLADERTLKDVFDDFVVASRAADLVADGALDLRVLDGEVDNALFVSRSRVVALVTVGEGVAALSTEDGEFVDEVYETHRAAFDDAAAYTLRTPAISRVRETLESEIGTEARADFDAVLDATETDGSVDLDEVTVSLLVAAKNDVLLYDVSKWGEDVGIASKATFSRTKTRLEDLGIIDTEKVPIDVGRPRLRLKLGDGRLRGGDAEELAAETAEMMAATPA from the coding sequence ATGGTGTCGAATTTACTGGCCGCCGACGTCGAGGCGGCGCTCGAAGCGGCCTTCGCCGGCGACGACGACGAGCTGCTCGTCGTCGACCCCTCGGCGGAGACGATCGTATCGCTGGTCGAGACCGCCGTCGGGCGGGACGACCTCCCGACGCTGTCGATGCTCGCGGACGAACGCACGCTCAAGGACGTGTTCGACGACTTCGTCGTCGCGTCTCGGGCCGCGGACCTCGTCGCCGACGGCGCGTTGGACCTCCGGGTGTTAGACGGCGAGGTCGACAACGCCCTGTTCGTCTCCCGGTCCCGGGTCGTCGCGCTGGTCACCGTCGGGGAAGGCGTCGCCGCGCTCTCGACCGAGGACGGCGAGTTCGTCGACGAGGTGTACGAGACTCATCGGGCCGCCTTCGACGACGCCGCGGCGTACACGCTCCGCACGCCGGCTATCAGCCGGGTCCGCGAGACGTTGGAGTCCGAGATCGGCACCGAGGCCCGCGCCGACTTCGACGCCGTCCTCGACGCGACCGAGACCGACGGGAGCGTCGACCTCGACGAGGTGACCGTCTCGCTGCTCGTCGCGGCGAAGAACGACGTGCTCCTCTACGACGTCTCGAAGTGGGGCGAAGACGTCGGCATCGCCTCGAAGGCGACGTTCTCCCGGACGAAGACGCGCCTCGAAGACCTCGGGATCATCGACACCGAGAAGGTCCCGATCGACGTCGGCCGACCCCGGCTCCGCCTGAAGCTCGGTGACGGGCGCCTCCGGGGCGGCGACGCCGAGGAGTTGGCCGCCGAGACCGCCGAGATGATGGCGGCGACGCCGGCCTGA
- a CDS encoding aldehyde ferredoxin oxidoreductase C-terminal domain-containing protein: MRHAQGPLLTIDLTNRTASTRPIDDRLASFAGGRGLNTSLAYDRIPFDADPLGPENRLYLSTGPMQYSTTSYTGRMAATGLSPLTNGLCSSNAGGFLSRNVTGAGYAAVELVGASDDLLAVHVREIGPDGEPDVTFEAVSDLEQAEVSAVSDRFAETHDLEPQHVACIGPAGENGVRFASVMTSDTRAFGRGGLGAVLGSKGVKALTFDGDADAEIDLDWPDDAGEVHREAATSDSIMKRQGTTSVTELANEVDALPSYYFAERSFEGVEGISGDRVEEKKHEKGTCSSCAFACKLPTRDEETGVETEGPEFETVMAFGSNAGVDDVVDVMRANELCDELGMDTISCGDVVSMFLESEDEFGNAGLVRSLVEQIAYREGVGDKLAEGVHRAHAEFGAADWTVKGMEFSGHDGRALNGQGLAFATANRGADHMYGEFYPYEYPLVDPDDALDPEGLDGKPPKLVEKENRNAVLDSAVVCKFSRGTVTDDRLAALLDADYDDLLALGARVVELERAFNNARGFDRGDDTLPYADAIEGFDAALSEYYAIRGWNDDGTVPGHGDGLDAGSRATADD; encoded by the coding sequence ATGAGACACGCACAGGGACCGCTCCTCACGATCGACCTGACCAATCGGACCGCGTCGACGAGGCCGATCGACGACCGGCTCGCGTCGTTCGCCGGCGGCCGCGGGCTGAACACGTCGCTCGCGTACGACCGGATCCCGTTCGACGCCGACCCGCTCGGCCCGGAGAACCGACTGTACCTCTCGACCGGGCCGATGCAGTACTCGACGACCTCCTACACGGGCCGGATGGCCGCGACGGGCCTCTCGCCGCTCACGAACGGCCTGTGCTCATCGAACGCGGGCGGGTTCCTCTCGCGGAACGTCACGGGCGCGGGGTACGCCGCGGTCGAGCTCGTCGGCGCGAGCGACGACCTCCTCGCGGTCCACGTCCGCGAGATCGGTCCGGACGGTGAGCCGGACGTGACCTTCGAGGCGGTCTCGGACCTGGAGCAGGCGGAGGTGTCGGCCGTCTCGGACCGCTTCGCGGAGACGCACGACTTGGAGCCGCAACACGTCGCCTGCATCGGTCCCGCGGGCGAGAACGGGGTCCGGTTCGCGTCGGTCATGACTTCGGACACGCGGGCGTTCGGGCGCGGCGGGCTGGGGGCCGTCCTCGGGTCGAAGGGCGTGAAGGCGCTCACCTTCGACGGCGATGCGGACGCCGAAATCGACCTCGACTGGCCGGACGACGCGGGCGAGGTCCACCGCGAGGCCGCCACCTCCGACTCGATCATGAAACGGCAGGGGACGACGAGCGTGACGGAGCTGGCAAACGAGGTGGACGCGCTCCCGTCGTACTACTTCGCGGAGCGGTCGTTCGAGGGCGTCGAGGGCATCTCCGGCGACCGCGTCGAGGAGAAGAAGCACGAGAAGGGGACCTGCTCCAGCTGCGCGTTCGCCTGTAAGCTCCCGACCCGCGACGAGGAGACGGGCGTCGAGACGGAGGGCCCGGAGTTCGAGACCGTGATGGCGTTCGGGTCGAACGCGGGCGTCGACGACGTCGTCGACGTGATGCGCGCCAACGAGCTGTGCGACGAACTGGGGATGGACACCATCTCCTGTGGCGACGTCGTTTCGATGTTCTTAGAGAGCGAAGACGAGTTCGGCAACGCGGGGCTGGTCCGCTCGCTCGTCGAGCAGATCGCCTACCGCGAGGGGGTCGGCGACAAGCTCGCGGAGGGCGTCCACCGCGCCCACGCGGAGTTCGGCGCGGCGGACTGGACGGTGAAGGGGATGGAGTTCTCCGGCCACGACGGCCGCGCGCTCAACGGGCAGGGGCTCGCGTTCGCGACCGCGAACCGCGGCGCGGACCACATGTACGGAGAGTTCTACCCCTACGAGTACCCGCTCGTCGACCCCGACGACGCGCTCGACCCCGAGGGGCTCGACGGGAAGCCGCCGAAGCTCGTCGAGAAGGAGAACCGCAACGCGGTCCTCGACTCGGCGGTCGTCTGTAAGTTCTCGCGGGGCACCGTCACCGACGACCGGCTCGCGGCGCTGCTCGACGCCGACTACGACGACCTTCTGGCGCTCGGCGCGCGGGTCGTGGAGCTGGAGCGGGCGTTCAACAACGCCCGCGGCTTCGACCGCGGCGACGACACGCTCCCCTACGCCGACGCGATCGAGGGGTTCGACGCGGCGCTCTCGGAGTACTACGCGATTCGGGGCTGGAACGACGACGGCACGGTCCCCGGT
- a CDS encoding YcaO-like family protein has translation MDIGLVGDGPGVEAAAAALGDVDVNAMPVEAELLDGFDLAVVVDTAGSAAFAAANELLDRWVAVEVGGLGGVPLADVDAAVTVFDDACHDCLRARVESGGPDPADAPTGRRSAVRYAGAVAGRQTIRLLAGDPVADTVVEVPSGERTLLPAPGCGCGVDPDDALPRDHVERGLDDAIDRAERAVDPRIGALSEVGEQESFPVPYYVARVADTTPFSDADAADFGGGAAAGWDAAFMKALGEGLERYAAGVYREASFTRAPAANVPSPVAPDAFVRPDGAAAYDRDDRLPWVRGERLGTGEPASLPAEFVHFPPPERRYRPPITTGLGLGSSGPDAALSGLYETIERDATMTSWYSTTEPLGLDVDDSGFDELEKRARAESLSVTPLLVTTDVDVPVVAVAVEREGDWPRFAAGSGADLDPAAAARSALAEALQNWTELHSMGREAADEQGAAIGHHADRPAGTAAFFDPDATVSTEEVGEPEPSGTEELAAVVDRVERVGLDPYVARVTTRDLAALGFETVRVLVPGAQPLFTGDPFFGDRAREVPRSMGFEPALDREYHPFP, from the coding sequence ATGGATATCGGACTTGTCGGCGACGGCCCCGGGGTCGAGGCGGCCGCGGCGGCGCTCGGAGACGTCGACGTGAACGCGATGCCCGTCGAGGCGGAACTGCTCGACGGGTTCGACCTAGCGGTCGTCGTCGACACCGCCGGGTCGGCGGCGTTCGCGGCCGCGAACGAGCTGCTCGACCGGTGGGTCGCCGTCGAGGTGGGCGGTCTGGGCGGCGTCCCTCTGGCGGACGTCGACGCCGCGGTGACCGTCTTCGACGACGCCTGTCACGACTGCCTGCGCGCCCGCGTCGAGAGCGGCGGCCCGGATCCGGCCGACGCGCCGACGGGGCGCCGGTCGGCCGTGCGCTACGCCGGTGCGGTAGCGGGGCGACAGACGATCCGGCTGCTCGCCGGCGACCCCGTGGCCGACACCGTCGTCGAGGTGCCCAGCGGCGAGCGGACGCTGCTACCCGCACCCGGGTGCGGCTGCGGCGTCGACCCCGACGACGCGCTCCCCCGCGATCACGTCGAGCGGGGTCTCGACGACGCGATCGACCGCGCGGAGCGGGCCGTCGACCCCCGTATCGGCGCCCTGAGCGAGGTCGGGGAACAGGAGTCGTTCCCCGTGCCGTACTACGTTGCGCGGGTCGCGGACACGACGCCGTTCTCGGACGCCGACGCCGCCGACTTCGGCGGGGGGGCGGCGGCCGGCTGGGACGCCGCGTTCATGAAGGCGCTCGGAGAGGGGTTAGAGCGGTACGCGGCCGGCGTCTACCGTGAGGCGTCGTTCACGCGCGCGCCGGCCGCGAACGTACCGAGTCCCGTCGCTCCCGACGCGTTCGTCCGCCCCGACGGCGCCGCGGCGTACGACCGAGACGACCGGCTCCCGTGGGTGCGCGGCGAGCGCCTCGGGACCGGCGAGCCGGCGAGCCTCCCGGCGGAGTTCGTCCACTTCCCGCCGCCGGAGCGGCGGTATCGGCCGCCGATCACGACCGGGCTCGGACTCGGTAGCTCCGGACCGGACGCCGCGCTCTCGGGGCTGTACGAGACGATCGAACGCGACGCGACGATGACGAGCTGGTACTCCACGACGGAGCCGCTCGGACTCGACGTCGACGATTCGGGGTTCGACGAGCTGGAGAAGCGGGCGCGCGCGGAGTCGCTGTCGGTGACGCCGCTGCTCGTCACCACCGACGTGGACGTCCCCGTGGTCGCGGTCGCGGTGGAGCGCGAGGGCGACTGGCCGCGGTTCGCCGCGGGGTCGGGCGCCGACCTCGACCCGGCTGCGGCGGCGCGGAGCGCGCTGGCCGAGGCGCTCCAGAACTGGACCGAACTACACTCGATGGGCCGGGAGGCGGCCGACGAGCAGGGCGCGGCGATCGGCCACCACGCCGACCGGCCCGCGGGGACAGCCGCGTTCTTCGACCCGGACGCGACGGTCTCGACCGAGGAGGTGGGAGAGCCGGAGCCGTCGGGGACCGAGGAGCTGGCGGCCGTCGTCGACCGCGTCGAGCGCGTCGGGCTCGACCCGTACGTCGCGCGGGTGACGACGCGCGACCTCGCGGCGCTGGGGTTCGAGACCGTTCGGGTGCTGGTTCCGGGCGCACAGCCGCTGTTCACCGGCGACCCGTTCTTCGGTGACCGCGCCCGCGAGGTGCCGCGGTCGATGGGGTTCGAGCCGGCGCTCGATCGGGAGTACCACCCCTTCCCGTGA
- a CDS encoding cupin domain-containing protein has product MDVVPDADVEAVEAVDGVFLTQGAVGGEMSIQRFEIEPGETVPEHDHPHEQIGMLTAGAATFVVRGEDRVVEAGDTYVIPGGEPHAAENRGEEPAVGYDIFSPPRANPDWGE; this is encoded by the coding sequence ATGGACGTCGTACCCGACGCGGACGTTGAGGCGGTCGAGGCGGTCGACGGCGTGTTCCTCACGCAGGGCGCCGTCGGCGGAGAGATGAGCATCCAGCGGTTCGAGATCGAACCGGGCGAGACGGTTCCGGAGCACGATCACCCGCACGAGCAGATCGGGATGCTGACCGCCGGAGCGGCAACGTTCGTCGTCCGCGGCGAGGACCGCGTCGTCGAGGCGGGCGACACGTACGTGATCCCCGGCGGCGAGCCCCACGCCGCGGAGAACCGCGGCGAAGAGCCCGCCGTCGGCTACGACATCTTCTCGCCGCCGCGGGCGAACCCGGACTGGGGGGAGTAG
- a CDS encoding YfcE family phosphodiesterase has protein sequence MLIGIVSDTHDDLAAAGAAVSLFEREGVDAVVHCGDFVAPFSVTPFDADFGFHAVRGNNDGEWAVKSTVEAFGTYHGEAAHLAFDGSDDTGGDDADAVDVAVTHGTSGLLVDALVDCGDYDYVFHGHTHAHGVEARDGTVRVNPGGLPIPVEGADDAFRVASLDTAESGVDAVTHHVLDS, from the coding sequence ATGCTCATCGGCATCGTCTCCGACACGCACGACGATCTCGCCGCCGCCGGGGCGGCCGTCTCGCTGTTCGAGCGCGAGGGGGTCGACGCTGTCGTTCACTGCGGCGACTTCGTCGCACCCTTCTCCGTGACACCGTTCGACGCCGACTTCGGGTTTCACGCGGTCCGCGGGAACAACGACGGCGAGTGGGCCGTCAAGTCGACCGTCGAGGCGTTCGGCACGTATCACGGCGAGGCGGCGCACCTCGCGTTCGACGGTAGCGACGACACGGGCGGCGACGACGCGGACGCTGTCGATGTCGCGGTCACCCACGGGACGAGCGGCCTCCTCGTGGACGCGCTCGTCGACTGCGGCGACTACGACTACGTGTTCCACGGCCACACCCACGCGCACGGCGTCGAGGCCCGTGACGGAACCGTCCGCGTGAATCCGGGCGGGCTCCCGATCCCGGTCGAGGGCGCGGACGACGCCTTCCGGGTCGCGTCGCTCGACACCGCCGAGTCCGGCGTCGACGCGGTGACGCACCACGTCCTCGACTCATAA